One window from the genome of Synechococcus sp. PROS-7-1 encodes:
- a CDS encoding TolB family protein — MAGLTQAGCSGRSRRAPSGLAPTQQQQPSLSGDGSKLAVIVDQRGRPTVQLRDLKSGQLLQLRHFSHHQPHSSPSLSWNGRYLAAVIQRGNRRLVLIEDRLTGRAHPLRLPAGRDPVNLSLAPNGRELAVQTAEQGRWQVEVFDLSELLEPDRPGGRRETTTPQEP, encoded by the coding sequence CTGGCTGGTCTTACCCAAGCTGGCTGCAGCGGCAGAAGCCGCCGAGCTCCGAGTGGACTGGCACCAACCCAACAGCAGCAACCCAGCCTGAGTGGGGATGGCAGCAAACTGGCCGTAATCGTCGATCAACGCGGGCGACCAACCGTGCAACTGAGGGATCTCAAGAGCGGGCAGCTTCTGCAACTCCGCCACTTTTCTCACCACCAGCCTCACAGCTCACCGTCGCTGAGTTGGAACGGTCGCTACCTCGCCGCTGTGATTCAGCGGGGCAACCGCCGACTTGTGCTGATCGAAGACCGTCTCACAGGCCGGGCCCATCCACTGAGGCTTCCTGCAGGACGTGATCCTGTGAACCTCAGCCTGGCACCGAATGGACGCGAACTGGCTGTTCAAACGGCTGAGCAGGGGCGTTGGCAGGTTGAGGTGTTCGACCTCAGCGAACTGCTTGAACCCGATCGTCCTGGAGGGCGTCGCGAAACAACAACCCCGCAGGAACCTTGA
- a CDS encoding chlorophyll a/b-binding protein: MTTSSADASVKGPESESTPTTSATTSDIPAFGWSAYAERVNGRFAMIGFVAVLAVEAISHDTFLHWAGFLR, translated from the coding sequence ATGACGACCAGCAGTGCCGACGCGAGTGTTAAGGGGCCTGAGTCCGAGTCGACTCCTACCACCAGTGCGACGACGAGTGATATTCCGGCCTTTGGCTGGAGTGCATACGCCGAACGGGTCAATGGACGCTTCGCAATGATTGGTTTTGTCGCTGTGCTGGCGGTCGAAGCCATCAGCCACGACACCTTTTTGCACTGGGCTGGTTTCCTGCGCTGA
- a CDS encoding ABC transporter ATP-binding protein/permease translates to MITPSMAPVSGLSGQLRRLRNLAQPFFLPLDQATGWQFSGLLLSLLFCVGGLVLVALTGLINLSEQLLPALTEKYFGGISTTIDGIWSGWWGIVFSALFLLGAGSFLLMRQQLRNRRWLHWLLLGAIVLMLLTVNGINAGIGFIARDITNALVAKQEAGFNRILAIYATCFVVALPIRTAQIYFTAKLGLIWREWLSSGLIDEYLSNRAYYILNPNDEQATGLDNPDQRITDDVKAFTEQSLLFTLGIFDAVLTFSLNIIILWSISQRLTFSLFAYALFTTALLVYAGRRLVRINFDQLRYEANFRYGLVHIRNNAESIAFYSGEEPERQETTRRLGTVVSNFNLLIVWQVIISAMQRSVGYAGVFFPYLIMAGPYFAGEIDYGRFVQAGFAFNMVEGSLLFVVNRIDELAKFTAGVTRLEGFQSQVEQVSRDSIDASVVQQASNAIVVRHADLTPPGSDLPILRDLSLSVGEADRLLVVGPSGCGKTSLLRMISGLWSPSHGEVERPATGDLLFIPQKPYMLLGSLREQLCYPTDESRYSDDQLRHVLEEVNLGGLVSRYPDLDVKQDWPRILSLGEQQRLAFGRLLLNAPRFVVLDEATSALDVATEDRLYKLLRQRELSVISIGHRPTLKSYHDTVLALDGLGGWQLLPAASYDFGHS, encoded by the coding sequence ATGATCACTCCCTCCATGGCTCCTGTGTCTGGCTTGTCAGGCCAGCTGCGAAGGCTCCGTAACCTCGCGCAGCCATTTTTTCTCCCCCTCGATCAGGCCACGGGCTGGCAGTTCTCTGGGCTGCTGCTGTCACTTCTCTTCTGCGTTGGTGGGCTTGTGCTGGTCGCTCTGACCGGCCTGATCAATCTTTCTGAGCAGCTGCTCCCAGCGCTAACAGAGAAATATTTCGGTGGCATCAGCACAACGATTGATGGCATCTGGAGCGGCTGGTGGGGCATTGTTTTTTCAGCATTGTTCCTGCTCGGGGCAGGCTCATTCCTGTTGATGCGTCAGCAGCTGCGCAACAGGCGTTGGCTGCACTGGCTGCTGCTTGGCGCCATTGTTTTGATGCTGCTGACGGTGAATGGAATTAATGCTGGTATTGGATTTATTGCGCGTGATATCACCAATGCCTTGGTGGCCAAGCAGGAAGCTGGTTTTAATCGGATCCTTGCGATTTACGCAACTTGTTTTGTTGTTGCGTTGCCGATCCGCACGGCTCAGATTTACTTTACGGCCAAGTTGGGCCTGATTTGGCGCGAGTGGTTGTCGAGTGGATTGATCGATGAATATTTGAGCAATAGGGCTTATTACATCTTGAACCCCAATGATGAGCAGGCGACGGGTCTTGACAATCCTGACCAGCGAATCACAGACGATGTGAAGGCTTTCACGGAGCAAAGTCTTCTTTTCACGCTTGGAATCTTTGATGCCGTTCTGACATTTTCTTTGAATATTATTATCCTTTGGAGTATAAGCCAAAGGCTGACTTTTTCGCTTTTTGCCTATGCTCTCTTTACGACTGCATTGCTTGTTTACGCGGGTCGCCGTCTGGTTCGCATCAACTTCGACCAGCTGCGATATGAGGCGAATTTCCGCTATGGACTGGTGCACATCCGCAATAATGCTGAATCCATTGCCTTTTATTCAGGAGAGGAGCCGGAGAGGCAGGAAACCACGCGAAGACTGGGCACGGTCGTTAGCAACTTCAATCTTCTGATTGTCTGGCAGGTGATCATCAGTGCCATGCAGCGATCCGTGGGATATGCCGGTGTCTTTTTCCCATATCTGATTATGGCTGGACCATATTTCGCAGGAGAGATTGACTATGGACGTTTTGTGCAAGCTGGCTTTGCTTTCAACATGGTTGAAGGGTCGCTGTTGTTTGTTGTCAACCGCATTGATGAGCTCGCCAAGTTCACAGCGGGTGTGACACGTCTTGAAGGATTCCAGAGTCAGGTTGAGCAAGTCAGTCGCGACTCCATTGATGCGTCTGTCGTCCAGCAGGCGTCCAATGCAATTGTGGTTCGTCATGCCGATCTCACGCCTCCAGGGAGTGACTTGCCGATCTTGCGTGATCTCAGCCTCAGCGTTGGCGAGGCTGACCGTTTGCTGGTTGTTGGCCCCTCCGGTTGTGGCAAGACATCGCTCTTGCGCATGATCAGCGGTCTTTGGTCGCCGAGCCATGGGGAAGTGGAGCGTCCCGCCACGGGAGATCTCCTTTTTATCCCTCAGAAGCCCTACATGCTGCTGGGATCGTTGCGAGAGCAACTGTGTTATCCCACCGATGAAAGTCGCTACAGCGATGACCAGCTGCGCCATGTGCTCGAGGAGGTCAATCTCGGGGGGTTGGTCAGCCGCTATCCGGATCTGGATGTGAAGCAAGACTGGCCGAGAATTTTGTCGCTGGGTGAGCAGCAGCGCCTCGCCTTCGGTCGCTTGCTTCTCAATGCACCGCGTTTCGTGGTGCTGGACGAAGCCACAAGTGCTCTCGATGTGGCCACGGAAGATCGTCTGTACAAGCTCCTGCGCCAGCGCGAGCTATCCGTGATCAGCATTGGTCACAGGCCCACACTCAAGTCGTACCACGACACTGTTTTGGCTCTGGATGGCCTGGGTGGATGGCAGCTTCTCCCCGCCGCCAGCTATGACTTTGGACATTCCTGA
- a CDS encoding histidine triad nucleotide-binding protein: MAEDTIFARILRGEIPCDEVYSDDHCLAFRDVAPQAPVHVLVIPREPIPSLREAQDQHASLLGHLLLVAARVAQQEGLEDWRTVVNTGAGAGQTVFHLHVHVIGGRELAWPPG, from the coding sequence ATGGCCGAGGACACGATTTTTGCCCGCATCCTGCGGGGTGAGATTCCCTGTGATGAGGTCTACAGCGACGATCACTGTCTTGCCTTCCGGGATGTTGCCCCCCAGGCTCCGGTTCACGTGTTGGTGATTCCCCGTGAGCCGATTCCAAGTCTGCGTGAGGCGCAAGACCAGCACGCCTCCCTGCTTGGTCATCTCTTGCTGGTAGCTGCACGGGTTGCCCAGCAGGAGGGACTGGAGGATTGGCGCACCGTGGTCAACACCGGAGCGGGCGCTGGCCAGACCGTGTTTCACCTGCATGTGCATGTGATCGGTGGTCGTGAGCTCGCATGGCCACCCGGCTAG
- a CDS encoding YifB family Mg chelatase-like AAA ATPase, with amino-acid sequence MLARCLSASLLGIDARPVTVEVDLAPGLPGLQLVGLADTAIQESRERVRAALRNSGFRGPLVKVVVNLAPADLRKEGPCFDLPIALGLLIASGQLDSPCLQNLWSAGELGLDGRLRPCRGILAIACLAKSQGARGLLVAAEDAAEASLVKGLKVTAAASLKDLVNLLRAGDLVQTAARPQHQAPRDQCAGGERSAAPAPLNLPAQHLARQGLALAAAGSHHLLMVGPPGCGKTLLAQQLPALLPPLDDAEALEITRLHSIAGLPGRREGLMRQRPFRAPHHSASAAALLGGGANPKPGELSLAHGGVLFLDELGEFPRAVLDQLRQPLEEGVLMLSRARVRCAFPCRVTLVAATNPCPCGWHGDPRCRCSESQVKRYWQRMSGPLLDRMDLQLRLEAPAADSLRQVIEEHHGSIDKAPLPETIEAARHQMHQRNPNGCSNRDLTTADLKRHGAFKPETLASWEQVLKARRLSLRSGLKLLKVSRTIADLAGQGNVTVEHLATALCFRSFDAQIKG; translated from the coding sequence ATGCTTGCACGTTGCCTCAGCGCTTCGCTCCTTGGAATCGACGCCAGACCGGTCACCGTGGAGGTGGATCTGGCCCCTGGCCTGCCAGGCCTGCAATTGGTGGGACTGGCTGATACGGCCATCCAGGAATCGAGAGAACGGGTGCGCGCGGCCCTGCGCAACAGCGGCTTCCGTGGTCCCCTCGTGAAGGTGGTGGTGAATCTGGCGCCAGCCGATCTGCGCAAGGAGGGGCCTTGCTTCGATCTGCCCATTGCCCTCGGCCTGCTGATCGCAAGCGGTCAACTGGATTCACCCTGCCTGCAAAACCTCTGGAGCGCAGGAGAGCTGGGCCTGGACGGTCGCCTACGGCCCTGTCGGGGCATTCTCGCCATTGCCTGCCTGGCCAAATCCCAGGGAGCCCGCGGCCTGCTGGTCGCCGCCGAAGATGCAGCAGAGGCTTCCCTGGTGAAGGGCCTGAAGGTGACGGCGGCGGCATCGCTGAAGGATCTGGTGAACCTCCTCCGCGCAGGCGACCTGGTGCAGACCGCGGCACGGCCCCAACACCAAGCCCCGAGGGATCAGTGCGCTGGTGGAGAGCGATCCGCGGCACCAGCACCCCTGAATCTGCCGGCCCAGCATCTGGCCCGTCAGGGACTGGCCCTCGCGGCTGCAGGCAGCCATCACCTTTTGATGGTGGGTCCTCCGGGGTGCGGCAAGACACTGCTGGCGCAGCAATTACCAGCTCTGCTGCCTCCTCTCGACGATGCTGAGGCTCTCGAAATCACCCGGCTGCATTCGATCGCCGGGTTGCCTGGCAGGAGGGAGGGCTTAATGCGCCAACGGCCGTTCCGGGCTCCGCACCACAGCGCCTCAGCCGCCGCATTGCTGGGTGGAGGCGCGAATCCCAAACCCGGTGAGCTGAGCCTCGCCCATGGAGGCGTGCTGTTTCTCGATGAGCTGGGAGAGTTTCCACGCGCAGTGCTTGATCAGTTGCGGCAACCGCTCGAAGAAGGCGTGCTGATGCTGAGCCGCGCCCGGGTGCGTTGTGCCTTCCCCTGCAGAGTCACTCTGGTGGCGGCCACCAATCCATGCCCCTGTGGCTGGCATGGCGATCCTCGCTGCCGCTGCAGCGAGTCCCAGGTGAAACGCTATTGGCAGAGGATGTCGGGTCCCTTGCTCGATCGGATGGATCTGCAGCTGCGACTCGAAGCTCCGGCAGCGGACTCGCTGCGCCAGGTGATCGAAGAGCACCACGGATCGATCGACAAGGCCCCCCTGCCCGAGACGATCGAAGCGGCACGCCATCAGATGCATCAACGCAACCCGAACGGATGCAGCAATCGTGACCTCACTACCGCTGACCTCAAGCGGCACGGAGCGTTCAAGCCAGAAACCCTCGCGTCCTGGGAGCAGGTGCTCAAGGCGCGTCGGCTCAGCCTGCGCAGCGGCTTGAAGCTTCTGAAAGTGTCGCGCACCATTGCGGACTTAGCGGGTCAAGGAAACGTGACCGTGGAACACCTTGCAACAGCGCTGTGTTTTCGCAGCTTCGACGCACAGATCAAGGGGTGA
- the rpsU gene encoding 30S ribosomal protein S21, producing MTQVTVGENEGIESALRRFKRQVSKAGIFADLKRLRHHETPIEKYKRKAQQRRRRR from the coding sequence ATGACTCAGGTCACGGTCGGAGAAAACGAAGGCATTGAATCAGCCCTGCGTCGCTTCAAGCGCCAGGTCTCCAAGGCCGGTATCTTCGCTGATCTCAAGCGTCTGCGTCACCACGAAACGCCCATCGAGAAGTACAAGCGCAAGGCCCAGCAGCGCCGCCGCCGTCGCTGA
- a CDS encoding DUF3747 domain-containing protein, which produces MARFRIVAAVLTAAVASGLTSPVRAQGSLFTTSEVDQTKFVMVAAPIGSGSSAQLNIYEQRTNARPCFEMSGSAPAVVNPMLATFDFTGICNRYIDGNGYSLRIGGDDLGTRYRLSVIKSANDVQLMAVPTRDPSQPSYLIAKAGGAGNGFIQLVLEPGWRLMRRQYGKRTLGHLYVYRDAAPAEEAP; this is translated from the coding sequence ATGGCCCGTTTCCGGATCGTTGCTGCCGTTCTCACCGCCGCGGTGGCTTCCGGCCTGACTTCTCCGGTCAGGGCTCAGGGTTCCCTGTTCACCACGTCTGAAGTGGATCAGACGAAGTTTGTGATGGTGGCGGCACCGATCGGCAGTGGATCCAGTGCCCAGCTGAATATCTATGAGCAGCGCACCAACGCCAGACCTTGTTTTGAGATGTCGGGAAGTGCTCCGGCTGTGGTGAATCCGATGCTCGCCACCTTTGATTTCACCGGGATCTGTAATCGCTATATCGATGGCAATGGTTACTCCCTGCGGATTGGAGGCGATGACCTGGGCACCCGTTACCGGCTGTCGGTGATCAAGTCGGCGAACGATGTGCAGCTCATGGCCGTGCCAACCAGGGATCCCTCCCAACCCAGCTATCTGATCGCCAAAGCAGGGGGAGCGGGCAATGGCTTCATTCAGTTGGTTTTGGAGCCCGGCTGGCGTCTGATGCGTCGCCAGTACGGCAAACGCACCCTGGGCCATTTGTATGTGTACAGGGACGCTGCCCCTGCAGAGGAAGCCCCCTGA
- the def gene encoding peptide deformylase, translating to MARSFAQLARSAEKAGSPVAVPKEPLETAPLQIHTLGDDVLRLDARRIGKVDETVRELARDMLRSMYTARGIGLAAPQVGVHQQLLVIDLDPETASSPPLVLINPEIISASATLDTYEEGCLSIPGVYLDVVRPSAVQVSFRDEMGRPRTMKADGLMARCIQHEMDHLTGVLFVDRVTDAGGLSKELKDHGFRPNDVRSLA from the coding sequence TTGGCCAGGAGCTTTGCCCAATTGGCACGATCGGCTGAGAAGGCGGGTTCTCCGGTGGCCGTTCCGAAAGAGCCTCTGGAGACCGCGCCTCTGCAGATCCATACCCTCGGAGACGACGTGCTGCGGCTTGATGCCCGGCGCATCGGCAAGGTGGATGAAACCGTGCGTGAGCTGGCGCGCGACATGCTGCGCAGCATGTACACGGCCCGAGGCATCGGTCTGGCGGCTCCTCAGGTAGGCGTTCATCAGCAGCTGCTGGTGATTGATCTGGATCCAGAAACAGCCAGCTCGCCACCGCTGGTGCTCATCAATCCGGAGATCATCTCTGCCAGTGCAACCCTCGACACCTATGAGGAAGGTTGTCTGAGTATTCCAGGGGTCTATCTGGATGTGGTGCGCCCCAGCGCCGTGCAGGTGAGTTTCCGCGATGAGATGGGGCGGCCGAGAACGATGAAGGCCGATGGCTTGATGGCCCGATGCATTCAGCACGAAATGGACCATCTCACCGGTGTGTTGTTCGTTGACCGGGTGACCGATGCCGGAGGTCTGAGTAAGGAACTTAAGGACCATGGCTTCCGGCCCAATGACGTTCGCTCTCTGGCCTGA